The Planctomicrobium piriforme genome window below encodes:
- a CDS encoding MoaD/ThiS family protein — translation MMVTVRLFAAAKDLAGADTLAVLLEEPATVFELKRQLGVVCPALIPLLPRLFVAVNENYVHDAAVIPQGASIACFPPVSGG, via the coding sequence ATGATGGTCACGGTGCGACTCTTTGCGGCGGCAAAAGATCTGGCGGGGGCCGATACGCTGGCGGTGTTGTTAGAGGAGCCGGCGACAGTGTTCGAACTGAAACGGCAACTGGGAGTCGTCTGTCCGGCGTTGATTCCTCTGCTTCCGCGTCTATTCGTGGCAGTGAACGAGAACTATGTGCATGACGCCGCGGTCATTCCGCAGGGGGCCAGCATTGCCTGTTTTCCTCCGGTCAGCGGCGGATAG
- a CDS encoding molybdenum cofactor biosynthesis protein MoaE: MSEQRGNSSSLLSAARRRVELTQQAIDTAQLLEFVTTPEAGAVVLFLGTVREMTGGRQTVALDYEAYPEMALAKMHELIDDASVKWPIAKAAVVHRLGHLTLGEASVAVAISTPHRGDSFAAGQYLIDELKVRVPVWKKENWADGTTEWVHPGLT; this comes from the coding sequence ATGAGCGAGCAACGGGGGAATTCAAGTTCATTGCTGTCGGCTGCTCGACGGCGAGTCGAGCTGACGCAGCAGGCAATTGACACAGCGCAGCTACTTGAGTTCGTGACGACGCCTGAGGCGGGCGCCGTTGTGTTGTTTCTGGGGACAGTGCGCGAAATGACCGGCGGCAGGCAGACAGTGGCACTCGATTATGAGGCCTACCCTGAGATGGCCCTCGCGAAGATGCACGAATTGATCGATGACGCGAGTGTGAAATGGCCGATTGCCAAAGCGGCCGTCGTGCATCGGCTGGGGCATCTGACCCTGGGGGAAGCGAGCGTCGCCGTGGCGATCAGCACACCGCATCGGGGAGACTCGTTTGCGGCAGGTCAGTATCTGATCGATGAACTCAAGGTGCGAGTCCCGGTGTGGAAGAAAGAAAACTGGGCGGACGGCACAACCGAATGGGTGCATCCCGGATTGACGTAA
- a CDS encoding ADP-ribosylglycohydrolase family protein, whose translation MQSEALAGCLIGTAVGDALGLPYEGLAPRRAQRLLGPPDRYRFLFGHGMVSDDTDHACLVAQSLIAAGGDSAKFQRELARRLRWWLAALPAGVGLATARAIFRLWLGFKPERSGVFSAGNGPAMRSPLLGVAIEDPQQLRDFVRRNTRLTHTDPKAEWGALAVAIAARISSRAEVVDPAGFLRELKTALQGEPTDDLLTRVEQAVAGLSTFQSVAEFAASQGCGRGVSGYVNHTVPVAIHAWLRFPDNYAAAVQAVVECGGDTDTTAAITGGIVGARVGVQGIPAVWRERLCEWPRTLFWMERLARQLSDPTVTSPPEVCWTAIVPRNLFFLACVLTHGVRRLLRPY comes from the coding sequence ATGCAGTCTGAAGCACTCGCGGGATGTCTGATCGGCACGGCCGTCGGGGATGCCCTGGGTCTCCCGTATGAAGGGCTTGCTCCGCGACGAGCACAACGGCTGCTCGGCCCGCCTGACCGCTATCGATTTCTCTTCGGGCACGGAATGGTCTCGGACGATACCGACCACGCCTGTCTCGTCGCCCAATCGCTCATTGCCGCAGGCGGCGACAGCGCGAAATTTCAACGTGAACTGGCTCGCCGCCTCCGCTGGTGGCTGGCCGCTCTTCCGGCCGGCGTCGGTCTGGCAACGGCACGGGCGATCTTTCGTTTGTGGCTCGGCTTCAAGCCGGAACGCAGCGGAGTCTTCTCGGCCGGCAATGGTCCTGCCATGCGCTCCCCGCTGCTCGGAGTCGCAATTGAAGACCCACAACAACTCCGCGACTTCGTGCGCCGCAACACCCGTTTAACGCATACCGATCCAAAAGCGGAATGGGGCGCACTGGCCGTCGCCATCGCCGCCAGAATCTCCAGCCGTGCAGAAGTGGTGGACCCCGCTGGCTTCCTCCGCGAACTCAAGACGGCTCTGCAAGGGGAACCGACCGACGACCTCCTCACTCGGGTCGAGCAAGCGGTGGCGGGACTCTCCACATTCCAGTCCGTCGCTGAGTTCGCTGCGTCTCAAGGTTGCGGTCGCGGAGTGAGCGGCTATGTGAATCACACCGTGCCAGTCGCCATCCATGCCTGGCTCCGGTTTCCCGACAACTATGCAGCCGCCGTACAAGCAGTGGTCGAATGCGGCGGCGATACCGACACCACAGCCGCGATTACCGGCGGCATCGTCGGTGCGCGAGTCGGTGTGCAGGGAATCCCGGCAGTCTGGCGCGAACGCCTGTGCGAATGGCCCCGCACCTTGTTCTGGATGGAACGACTCGCCCGGCAATTGTCCGATCCGACCGTGACCTCTCCGCCGGAAGTCTGCTGGACAGCCATCGTGCCGAGAAATCTGTTCTTCCTCGCCTGCGTCCTGACCCACGGCGTTCGCAGGCTGCTTCGGCCCTACTGA
- a CDS encoding LLM class flavin-dependent oxidoreductase yields the protein MATISILELGRVREGNDRKAALDEARALAQRAEEWGYRRFWIAEHHNIRSVSTAATAVVIAHVAAGTKTIRVGAGGIMLPNHAPYVIAEQFGTLETLFPGRIDLGLGRAPGTDQVTLRALRRDVRASDTFPQDVLELQAYLEPATPGQRIEAVPGSGTKVPLWILGSSLFGAQLGAALGLPYGFASHFAPQALDQAIKIYRSEFRPSEQQQSSYLMTGLNVIAAETDEEAAWLATSQQMSFADLVRNQPSLLRPPIERIEDYEHWSPTVQYQASQMLACRVIGGPETVRKGLKAFLERTGADELMIVSDVYDSQKRFRSFEIIAEIAKDL from the coding sequence ATGGCGACGATCTCTATCCTGGAATTGGGACGCGTGCGCGAAGGGAATGATCGCAAAGCGGCGCTGGATGAAGCGCGTGCGCTGGCCCAGCGGGCGGAAGAATGGGGTTACCGCCGGTTCTGGATCGCCGAGCATCACAACATTCGTTCGGTCTCGACGGCGGCGACGGCTGTGGTGATCGCGCATGTCGCGGCGGGGACGAAGACGATTCGAGTGGGAGCCGGGGGAATCATGCTGCCCAATCATGCTCCATATGTCATTGCGGAGCAGTTTGGCACGCTCGAGACATTGTTTCCGGGCCGGATCGATCTGGGGCTCGGTCGCGCGCCGGGGACCGATCAGGTGACACTGCGCGCGCTGCGTCGAGATGTTCGGGCGTCCGACACATTTCCTCAGGATGTTTTGGAACTGCAGGCGTATCTTGAGCCGGCCACACCGGGACAGCGGATCGAAGCGGTTCCCGGATCGGGGACGAAGGTTCCGCTATGGATTCTGGGTTCAAGCCTGTTCGGAGCTCAACTGGGGGCGGCGCTGGGGTTGCCGTACGGGTTTGCTTCGCACTTCGCCCCGCAGGCATTGGATCAGGCGATTAAAATCTATCGCAGCGAATTCCGGCCGTCCGAGCAGCAACAGTCGTCTTATCTCATGACCGGCCTGAATGTGATTGCGGCCGAGACGGATGAAGAAGCGGCGTGGCTGGCGACTTCGCAACAGATGTCGTTTGCGGACCTCGTGCGGAACCAGCCGTCGTTGTTGCGGCCGCCGATTGAGCGAATCGAGGACTACGAACACTGGTCGCCGACGGTGCAGTATCAGGCGAGCCAGATGCTGGCGTGCCGCGTGATCGGCGGCCCGGAGACGGTGCGGAAAGGACTCAAAGCCTTTCTCGAACGAACCGGAGCGGACGAACTGATGATTGTCTCGGACGTGTACGACTCGCAGAAGCGTTTCCGGTCGTTTGAGATCATTGCCGAAATTGCGAAGGACTTGTGA
- a CDS encoding S1C family serine protease, producing the protein MARPELTPANRLWLCLLTVFLFCSGSASADERVDRIQNFLFSARQTRRAFRDVVSVPRTSTVRILAEGETVALGTVVASDGWIVTKASQSANATRVELLDGRQVPFKLVGTHQAHDLAVLKIDAPPLTPVKWTEQSPPLGGWLATVGTNVDPVSVGVLSVERRQIPRSAEHGVLGIELEKEETPRIRRVFPNSGAADAGLQSGDVVLEVDRQLVASSQQLVRTLRRYRPGDTVSLRVRRNQEEFAHTATLTHPFGDFLSRIAFQNQMGGALSFRRDDFEAAYQTDSVIAPEDCGGPVVDLNGQAVGINIARAGRTETYVLPADLIIAAVADIKSGKLSPPPAPTADSATQTTAVGAPGK; encoded by the coding sequence ATGGCCCGACCCGAACTGACCCCTGCAAACAGGCTCTGGCTCTGCCTGCTGACAGTGTTTCTTTTTTGCAGCGGCAGCGCCTCCGCCGACGAGCGGGTCGATCGCATCCAGAACTTCCTCTTCTCCGCCCGACAGACCCGTCGCGCGTTCCGCGATGTGGTCTCCGTCCCCCGCACTTCCACGGTCCGCATTCTCGCCGAAGGCGAGACAGTCGCACTTGGAACTGTTGTCGCCAGCGACGGCTGGATCGTCACCAAAGCGAGCCAGTCGGCCAACGCCACTCGCGTCGAATTGCTCGATGGACGGCAAGTCCCCTTCAAACTCGTGGGCACACATCAGGCACACGATCTCGCCGTGCTGAAGATCGACGCCCCCCCGCTCACCCCCGTCAAATGGACGGAACAATCACCCCCTCTTGGCGGCTGGCTGGCAACCGTCGGTACGAACGTCGATCCCGTCTCGGTCGGCGTCCTCAGCGTCGAACGCCGACAGATTCCCCGTTCCGCCGAACACGGCGTCCTGGGCATCGAACTCGAAAAAGAAGAGACCCCCCGTATCCGCCGCGTCTTCCCCAACAGCGGCGCCGCTGACGCCGGATTGCAATCTGGCGACGTCGTCCTCGAAGTCGATCGCCAGCTCGTCGCCTCCTCACAACAATTGGTCCGCACCCTGCGACGTTACCGACCTGGGGACACCGTCTCCCTCCGTGTCCGCCGCAACCAGGAAGAGTTCGCCCACACCGCGACCCTGACGCACCCCTTTGGCGATTTCCTCTCCCGCATCGCTTTCCAGAACCAGATGGGAGGCGCTCTCAGCTTTCGACGCGACGACTTCGAAGCCGCCTATCAAACCGACTCCGTCATCGCCCCTGAAGATTGCGGGGGACCGGTCGTGGACCTCAACGGTCAGGCAGTCGGCATCAACATCGCCCGGGCAGGCCGCACCGAAACCTACGTTCTCCCAGCCGATCTGATCATTGCCGCCGTCGCCGACATCAAGTCAGGTAAGCTCTCTCCGCCCCCCGCCCCAACCGCCGACTCCGCAACCCAGACCACCGCCGTCGGCGCCCCAGGAAAGTAA
- a CDS encoding carbon storage regulator: MLVISRKSEEFLKIGDDIVIKVIKTSNGSVKIGIEAPGGLRVLRGELLEAVCDLPKSSSRNRTARYRDFADQERVQPVEAV, translated from the coding sequence ATGCTTGTGATCTCGCGTAAATCCGAAGAATTCCTGAAAATTGGCGATGATATCGTGATCAAGGTCATCAAGACCTCCAACGGCTCGGTCAAGATTGGCATCGAAGCCCCCGGCGGGTTGCGCGTCCTCCGCGGCGAACTCCTCGAAGCAGTCTGCGATCTGCCGAAATCCAGCAGCCGCAATCGCACGGCCCGCTACCGCGACTTCGCCGACCAGGAACGCGTGCAACCCGTTGAAGCAGTCTGA
- a CDS encoding 7-carboxy-7-deazaguanine synthase QueE: MWISEVFESVQGEGRYVGVPSGFIRTSGCNLRCVFCDTPYTSWQPEGREQSLEQLLEQTGAMTCGHMVLTGGEPLLTPEIVPLSRELKDRGFVITIETAGTVFRPATADLMSISPKLTNSTPTGTNWEERHDARRHRPDVIRRLTTEYDYQLKFVIDRIEDLAEVDAYLAEFEHVVPEKVYLMPQGTDLVVLQPKMAWLQTEADRRGWQVTPRLHIELFGNSRGT; this comes from the coding sequence ATGTGGATTTCGGAAGTCTTTGAATCGGTCCAGGGAGAAGGCCGGTATGTGGGGGTGCCCAGCGGGTTCATTCGCACGTCCGGCTGCAATCTGCGCTGCGTGTTCTGCGATACCCCCTACACCTCGTGGCAGCCGGAGGGGCGCGAACAGTCTCTCGAACAACTGCTGGAACAGACCGGGGCGATGACCTGTGGGCACATGGTGCTCACCGGGGGAGAACCGCTGCTGACGCCGGAGATTGTGCCGCTATCGCGCGAGCTGAAAGATCGGGGGTTCGTGATCACGATCGAAACGGCCGGAACGGTGTTTCGCCCGGCGACTGCCGACCTGATGTCGATCAGTCCCAAGCTGACGAACTCGACTCCGACTGGGACCAACTGGGAAGAGCGTCATGATGCGCGGCGGCACCGCCCGGACGTCATTCGCCGTCTGACGACCGAGTACGACTATCAACTGAAATTTGTGATCGACCGCATCGAGGATCTGGCGGAGGTCGACGCTTATCTGGCCGAGTTCGAGCATGTCGTGCCGGAGAAGGTGTATCTGATGCCGCAGGGAACGGATCTGGTGGTGCTGCAACCCAAGATGGCCTGGCTGCAGACGGAAGCGGATCGTCGAGGCTGGCAGGTGACTCCGCGGCTGCATATCGAACTGTTCGGAAACTCGCGGGGAACTTGA
- a CDS encoding M14 family metallopeptidase: MFDVLNQVPSGFLECPASGLFELLPKPTLIHLPGARPEPVFVSLLLHGNEDVGLKAVQQVLRRHAGHALPRALSLFAGNVDAARANRRRLDGQPDFNRIWPGTEEPYCPEMEMMQAIVTEMQLRQVFVSLDLHNNTGTNPHYACVCSTAEPHLRLAALFGRTVVYFTRPRGVQTMAFSNICPAITCECGKVGDASGVEHAAELVDACLHLSEFPHHAILPGDVHLFHTVATVKVPEDVTIGFGDDEADLVFSVDLDHWNFSEVGPGAEIACRRPHSDANLLVVNEKGRDVQHEYISIVGNSLRLKKRLLPSMLTLDQRVIRQDCLCYFMERYDESPHLPSAGAQVEI, translated from the coding sequence ATGTTTGATGTTCTGAATCAGGTTCCGTCTGGCTTTCTGGAGTGTCCGGCCTCGGGGCTGTTTGAGCTGCTTCCGAAGCCGACGTTGATTCACCTGCCTGGCGCGCGGCCGGAACCGGTGTTCGTGTCGCTGCTGCTGCATGGCAACGAGGATGTGGGGCTGAAGGCGGTGCAACAGGTGTTGCGTCGGCATGCGGGACATGCCTTGCCGAGGGCGCTCAGTCTCTTCGCGGGGAATGTGGATGCAGCCAGGGCGAACCGGCGTCGGCTTGATGGTCAGCCTGACTTCAATCGCATCTGGCCGGGGACGGAAGAGCCGTATTGTCCCGAGATGGAGATGATGCAGGCGATTGTGACCGAGATGCAGCTGCGGCAGGTGTTCGTGAGCCTCGATCTGCACAACAACACCGGTACGAATCCGCACTATGCCTGCGTCTGTTCGACTGCGGAGCCGCATCTGCGACTCGCGGCGCTATTTGGGCGCACGGTGGTCTATTTCACCCGACCGCGCGGCGTGCAGACGATGGCGTTTTCAAACATCTGTCCGGCGATCACCTGTGAATGCGGCAAGGTGGGGGATGCGAGCGGCGTCGAGCATGCGGCGGAACTGGTCGATGCGTGTCTGCATCTGAGCGAGTTTCCGCACCACGCGATTCTGCCGGGTGACGTGCATCTGTTTCACACCGTGGCGACGGTCAAAGTGCCGGAAGATGTGACGATCGGGTTTGGAGACGACGAGGCCGACCTGGTGTTTTCGGTCGATCTCGATCACTGGAATTTCAGCGAAGTGGGGCCGGGTGCGGAGATTGCCTGTCGCCGCCCGCATTCCGACGCGAACCTGCTGGTTGTGAATGAGAAGGGGCGGGACGTGCAGCACGAGTACATCAGCATCGTCGGCAATTCGCTGCGACTGAAGAAGCGCTTGCTGCCGTCGATGCTGACGCTGGATCAACGGGTCATCCGGCAGGACTGTCTGTGCTATTTTATGGAACGCTATGACGAATCGCCGCACCTGCCGTCGGCAGGGGCGCAGGTGGAAATCTGA
- a CDS encoding YdjY domain-containing protein, with protein sequence MNCKQGLALLWAVTLTTALCADEPAKVPAPEASTPIALNPQSTVLLEKGSGKLLLKTKVCLREGLLEMFLCPKMTKEHESILNIDAKAQVVHAGLLALGAKAGQPARFTPEFQPPEGQRVEIYVSWEDASHIPQRMRAQDWIRHSTYRYFEAPLTALPKGVKFKGGDGELQYDDVKKLLLFFGTMTPEQKARFLALSGDMPFQKAVESLFEQSQPRGLEAEFVFTGSGFSRQPNGEEVYQAEGGSLICVANFGDATLDINMKSTASNDSGLLFEPWTERIPPLQTDVTVELIPVMTKPAGGATSSGTMK encoded by the coding sequence ATGAATTGCAAGCAGGGACTGGCACTGTTGTGGGCGGTGACGCTGACGACGGCGCTGTGTGCTGATGAACCGGCCAAGGTTCCGGCGCCGGAGGCCTCGACTCCGATTGCGTTGAATCCTCAATCGACGGTGCTGCTGGAAAAAGGGAGCGGCAAGCTGCTGTTGAAAACGAAGGTTTGCCTGCGGGAAGGGCTGTTGGAGATGTTCCTGTGTCCGAAAATGACGAAGGAACATGAATCGATTTTGAACATCGATGCCAAGGCGCAGGTCGTGCATGCGGGACTGCTGGCCCTGGGGGCCAAAGCGGGACAACCTGCGCGGTTCACGCCGGAGTTTCAGCCGCCGGAAGGGCAACGGGTGGAGATCTACGTCAGTTGGGAAGACGCCTCACACATCCCCCAGCGGATGCGGGCACAGGACTGGATCCGACATTCGACCTATCGCTATTTCGAAGCCCCGCTGACGGCGTTGCCGAAAGGTGTGAAGTTCAAGGGAGGGGACGGTGAGCTGCAGTATGACGATGTTAAGAAACTGTTGCTGTTCTTTGGAACGATGACCCCGGAGCAGAAGGCGCGGTTTCTGGCGTTGAGTGGGGACATGCCGTTCCAAAAGGCAGTTGAGTCGTTGTTCGAACAAAGCCAGCCGCGGGGTCTGGAAGCGGAGTTCGTGTTCACAGGGAGCGGGTTTTCGAGGCAGCCAAACGGCGAGGAAGTTTATCAGGCGGAAGGGGGCAGCCTGATCTGCGTGGCGAACTTCGGCGATGCCACGCTCGACATCAACATGAAGAGTACCGCGAGCAACGACAGCGGGTTGCTGTTTGAACCGTGGACGGAACGCATCCCGCCGCTGCAGACGGACGTGACGGTGGAATTGATTCCGGTGATGACCAAGCCGGCGGGTGGGGCGACTTCGTCAGGGACGATGAAATAG